The nucleotide window TATCAGTTCCACTTTCTCACAAAAGTGGATACAATCCTGTGATGTTGATGTTGATTGGGTCTGCAGCAACATATGCAGGAAGATTCACAAGTATAACTCCTGAAGGAATTTTAGTAAGTAAACTTTTAAATGATCAAGGTATAACAGATATAATTAAACCTCTTTTTATAAATGCAACAATAGTAACAGTGTTGTTATCAATTATATTTTTCTTTGCATATAAAGGACATCAGGTAAAAGCAATAGAAGATGTAAATTCAACTCAAGAAGGTGAAAATCTTGAATTTGATAAAAATGATAAGTTATGTTTATTAGGGATAGCTATTTTGATTATATTTATAACAATTTTTAAAATGGATGTAGGAATAAGTGGCTTTATAATAGGCGTATTTTTGATTCTAATGAAAGTGGATACAGAGAAGAATGTTTTAAGAATTATTCCATGGAATACTATAGTTATGGTAACAGGGGTAGGAGTATTGATGAGTTTTGTAATATCTTCTGGAGGAATAAAACTTTTAACAGAATATTTATCAGCTATTATGGGGAATAGAACTGCGGGAATGATTTCTGGAATAATGGCAGGAAGTATGAGTTGGTTTTCATCAACATTAGGGGTTGTTTTACCTACGTTATTACCAACAGTAGGCGGAATAATTGAAAACTTAGGAAACAGTATTCCAGCAGCCGATATAGTGACATCCATTGCAGTTACATCATCTTTTGCCGGATTTTCACCTATGAGTACAATTGGGGCTCTTATAATATCGGCACTGTCAAGTGACGCTATTTTTTCAAAACTAGACTCCAAAAAAATTTTTATAGAACTTTTAGGATGGAGTGTATTTTGTGTAGCGTTCGTTCCAATAATGTCTTTGTTGGGATTGTTTAGATTTATTTAATAAAGGAGAATCTTATGAAAGTATTAGTGGCAATTGACTCGTTTAAAGGAAGTTTAAGTTCTTTAGAACTTGGAGAAGCGATAGAAGAAGGAATAAAGAAGGTTTATATAGATGCAGAAGTGACAAAGATACCTATAGCAGATGGTGGAGAGGGAACAGTGGTCTCTTTAGTAGAAGGAACTAATGGTGAATTTGTATCATTGAAAGTCAATAATCCACTTATGGAAAAGATTGAGGCTAGATATGGAATAATGGGGGATAAAAAAACTGCAGTTATAGAGATGGCGGAAGCTTCAGGATTGACATTGGTTCCAATTCAAAAAAGAAATCCTATGAAAACTACGACTTATGGAACAGGAGAGTTAATAAAAAATGCAATAGAAAAAGGATGTAGAGAGTTCATAATTGGAATAGGAGGAAGTGCAACAAATGATGCAGGACTAGGAATGTTACAAGCTTTAGGATATAAATTTTTAGATAAAGATAAAGTAGAGTTAGGATTTGGAGGAGAAATTTTATCTAAAGTTAAATATATTGATTCGTCAGAGGCAATTTCAGAATTAAAAAAATGTAAATTTTTAATAGCTTGTGATGTAGATAATACTTTTTATGGTGAGAATGGAGCTGCTGAAATTTATTCGAGACAAAAAGGTGCAACAGAAGAGATGGTAAAAAAACTAGATAAAGGATTAAAACATTTAGCAGAAGTTATAAAAAAAGAGATCAAGATAGATATATCAAATTTATCTGGAGCAGGTGCTGCAGGAGGTTTAGGAGGAGGTTTAGTAGCTTTTTTAAATGGAAAGCTATCTCCGGGTATAGAGATTGTGTTGGAAAAAGTTGGAATAGAAAACAAAATACAAGATGTGGATTTTGTTATAACTGGAGAGGGAAGATTAGATAATCAAACTGCTATGGGAAAAGCTCCAATAGGAGTTGCAAAGATAGCTAAAAAATTTGATGTTCCAGTCATTGCAATTGCAGGAGGAGTTACAGAAGATGCTTGGAAAACACATGAAAAAGGAATAGATAGCTTTTTTTCAGTGATAAATTACCCTATTACATTGAAGGAGGCTATGAGAAAAGAAAACGCTCACAAATTTGTCAAATCAAATATAGAAGAGATATTTAGACTTATAAAAGTTTGTGAGAAGAAAAATTTTTATAAAAATATATTAAAAAATAAAACTAAAAAGTTTTCAACAAAAGAGTTGTTTGACTTGATAATCTTTACTCTAGAGGATAAAAAAAATTAAGGAGGAAGAAATTGGGAAAAAATTATGTAGAACAACTATTTGATAGATTACACGAGATTCCTGAAAGAGGTTTTGAAGAATTTGAAACATCTAAAATATTAATTTCAGAATTGGAAAAATATGACTTCAAAATACATAAGAAAGTAGGAGGAACAGGAATAGTTGCTATTTATGATAGTGGTAAACCAGGGCCAATACTAGCTTTGAGAGCAGATATGGATGCATTAGAGTTTATAGTTGATGGAAGGGTTGTTAATATACATGCGTGTGGCCACGATGCTAACTGTGCAATGGTTATGGCAGCTGCAAAATATTGTAAAGAAAAAGGTATAAAAAAAGGTATTTTAAAAATTATATTTCAACCAGCAGAAGAATTAACGGGTGGAGCTTTAGCTATGTTAAAAGATCCAAGATTAGGAAAGATTGATGAGTTAATTGGAATTCATTTGAGACCAATCGAAGATATGAAACTTGGAGAAGCTTCAGAAGCTGTTTATCACTCTGCAACAGTTCAACTTAGATATAAAATTAAAGGACTTTCTGCTCATGGAGCAAGACCACATTTAGGAGTTAGTGCTTTAGAGGCGGCTGTATTAGCCACAAATGCTGTTAATTCAATAAAGATAAATCCAGCAGTAAATCATTCTATTAAAGTTACAAATATCTCTGTTGAAGGTAGAACATATAATAAAATTCCTTCAGAAGCATTATTGGCTTTAGATATAAGATCTGAATCAAATGAAGTTATGTCGATAATGAAGGAAAAAGTAAAAGTTGCGGTTGATATGGCAACGAAATCTATCGGAGCTACAGCAGAAGAGGTATATTTCGGAGAAGTGATTGCTGCTACTTATGATGAGGAGATGGTTCAAACTTGTAAAATAGCTATAGAAAAAGTATTGGGAAAAAGTTATGGGCGAATGGTTAATTATGGAGGTGAAGATTTCCATTATTTCACAAGAGATTTGAAGTGTAAGAGTTCCTATTTAGGTATTGGAGCAGAAGCAGTGCCAGGATTACACCATGAAAAAATGACATTTAAAAAAGAAGCTTTAACAATTGGTGAAAAAATATTGATTGAAATAGTTTCTGAACGTCTTGGGGTTGTTTAAAATGGAGATTTCAGAAAAAAGTAGTTTTAATAAAAGATTTATAAATAGATTTTTAAATGTTGTAGAGTTGATAGGTAATAAATTACCTCATCCAGTGGTACTCTTTTTAATTTTATCAATTGTGATTATTATTATCTCTGAAATTGCATTAAGGTCAAATTTAAATGTAACATATATAGGATTCAATAGAGTGACGAGCAATATTGAAGAGATGAACGTAAGGGTTAGAAGTCTTTTGAGTTCTTCTGGAGTTTTGTTTTTATTTTCTAATTTTACGAATAATTATATAAATTATGCACCGTTGGGATTGATGTTAGTAACTATAGCAGGAGTTGGATTAACGGAAAAAACAGGGCTTTTAGTAGTAATCTTAAAAAAAATTTTAATAAAAACAAATCCAAGATATATAACTTTTGTTTTAATTTTTTTAGGAGTAATGTCTAACGTTGCTGCAGATGCGATAGGATATCTGATTTTAATTCCACTTGGAGCTAAAATTTTTAAGGCTTTGAACAGGCATCCGTTAGCAGGTTTTGCAGCTACATTTTATGGAGTATCAGCAGGCTTTGCAGCAAATTTATTGATAGGTCCAGGAGATGCTATTGTTTCAGGAATAAGTACTGAAGCAGCTAAAATTTTTATTCCAAACTATACGGTTTTGCCTACTTCTAATTGGTATTTTATGATAATCTCCACTTTTTTACTTTCAGTAATCGGGGTATTTATAACTGAAAAAATGATAGAACCTAGGCTTGGTAGATATGATAGGTTAAACTCTGAAGAAAGTGAAGAGGAGAATGATATTAACTTAGAGAGTTCGCTATCAAGTGAAGAGGAGAAAGGATTAAAATTTTCTGTGATAACAATCATCGTATATATATTAGTGATGTTAATGATGCTGGTACCTGAAAATGGGGTTTTAAGAGATAACGGAAATATAAATACATTTCTTTCGAGAGGATTAATGCCAGCTATTATGTTGTTTTTTATGCTCCCAGGAACAGTTTATGGAATTGTAACTAAACAGATAACAGATTCATCATCTTTTTCTAAAATGATAATTCAATCTTTAAGTGAAGTGGGAGGATTTTTAGCATTTGCATTATTTGCATCACAATTTATAGTTTATTTTAACTATACTAATTTAGGAATTATCGCAGCTGTTAAAGGTGCAGAATTATTAAAAGAGTTTAATTTAGTTGGACTGCCATTAATTGTACTATTTTTATTGTTAACTTGTATTTTAAATCTATTTATGGGATCGGCATCTGCAAAGTGGTCAATAATGGCACCCGTATTTGTTCCAATGTTTTATAACTTAGGATTGACTCCTGAGTTTACTCAGTTGATTTTTAGAGTTGGAGACTCAAGCACAAATATAATATCTCCATTAATGACTTATTTTGCAATAATTCTTGTGTTTTTACAAAAGTATGATAAAAAAGCTGGAATAGGAAGCATAATATCTTTAATGCTTCCCTATACAGTAGTTACAATTTTGAGTTGGGGCTTATTATTAATAGGATGGTATTATTTGAATATACCTATAGGACCAAATTCGCTTGTAAGATTGTAGTAAATATCTAGGGAGCGTGTATAGAATGTTGAAGAAAAAATTGTGTTTAATAGGACTTTTGGTATTGTCGTTGACACCTTTTGGGAAAGGAGAATTAGAAGACGGAACTATTTACTCGGATGTTTTGAAGAGAAATATTTCGTATAAAGCATACATTCCTAAAGGTTATGAAAAAGGAAGAGATTTTCCAATTTTATTTCTTTTTCATGGTTTGAATGGTGATCAGAATAGTTGGTTAGGAGAAAAAAATGGAGATATAGTAAAAATTTTAGATAAACTTATAAATACAAAAAAAATAAAACCGATGGTTGTAGTGATGCCTGCTGCTGGAAACTCATGGTATGTAGATGGAAAAGAATCAATAAAAACAGCTTTTAAAAGAGATTTTTTTCCTGAAATAGATAAGCAATATAAAGTTTCGACAGATAGAATGGATAGAGGATTAGGTGGAGTATCTATGGGAGGTGCTGGAGTGATGACATTTTTCTTAGATGACCCTGAAAAATTTGGAAATCTTTTGTTAATGAGTCCTGCACTTTTTGAAGAACTTGCACCAAGACACACAGCAGTATCACCTGTAACTCAGGAAGATATAAAAAGAGAATACTATAAAAATCATTGGAAAAATTACGAGGAGAAAGAATTGAAAACTAATGTATTTTTAATAGTTGGAGATAAGGATAACTTAGAAGATAAATATGGTGAGAAAATATATCAAAAAAATGTTCTTGAACTTTTTGAAGCTTTTAGAGCAAAAAATGATGTTCCAAATTTAAGAATAGTTGATGGGGAGCATGAATGGAGCGTTTGGAGACAAGGATTAGAAGAGGGGATAGAGGTAACTTTTGGAAAAAAATTAGATAAATAAAGGAGAGGTGTCAGTGGGGATTCAAATTGGAGCATTATTTTTTTTGATATTTACTATAACTTTAGGTTTTTTAAAAAAAATGAATATAGGGGTTTTAGCGTTAGGAACATCATTGGTTTTGGGTTATATAGGAAATGTTCCAACTAGAGATATAATTAGAGGATTTAATTCATCTTTATTTTTGATGTTAGCTGGTGTGAGTATGTTGTTTGGAATAGCACAGCATAATGGAACATTAAAATTGATAGTTGTAAAAATGATTCAAATTTCTGGAAAAAGAGCGTATTTAATGCCTCTTATGATGTATGTGGTTATGTATCTTATAACTTTTTTAGGTGCAGGGACAATAGCGGGATTTGCCTTGTCGGCACTTTTTGGAATACCATTAGCAAAAGAGTTGGATTCAGATCCATTTTTGCTTACAACAATGGGACAGTTGGGATCCATTGGTGGCGGAATTGCCCCTTGGGCTCCAACAGGAATAATAGGATTAGAATTAGCTAGGAATGCTGGTATTACAGGAAATTTATCAACAACAATGATGATAAATACATTTTTAGCAACAGCATTTGCAAGCATAATATCATATATATTTTTAAAAGGATATAAATTAAAATCATCAACTAAAGAAACAGAAAAATCGAAGTTTAATAGAGATCAATTGATTACACTTTTAGCAATTTTAATAATGGTTATAGGTGTTGCAGGATTTAATATGAATATAGGTTTTTTATCCTTTTTTATAAGTGTAATTTTGATTTTTTTAAAGGTTGGAACTGAAAAAGAAGCACTTTCTTCAATACCATGGAATACACTGCTTTTGATATCAGGAATGGGAATTTTGATGAACCTGGTTGTTCTTTTAGGAGGAATAAAATTATTAGCAGATACATTAGCATTATTGATGACTCCAAAAACTTCGGCTTCAATTTTAGCTTTAACCTCAGGTGTAATGAGTTTGTTTAGTTCAACATCAGGGGTTGTTATGCCTACGATGATTCCAACAATTCCAGTGATACAAGAAACTTTAAATCTTCAAAACATAATTCCAGGAGCGCTACTTTTATCAGCTGTTATAAACGGATCATCGCCATCGGGATTAAGTCCTGTTTCAACAGGAGGAGCTTTTGTTATGGCATCTTACTCAGAGTTTTATGAAGTGAAAGGTGACGATTTTGCACAAAAATTTAAAAAACTTTTTATAATTTCTATGATGAATATGTTGATAGTAGTTCTATTTATTTTAATTGGAGGTTTTAATTTAACAATTTATAGTTAACAGGAGGATAATTGAGGATGACATTAACAGAAAAAATTTTGGCAAGAGCTGCTGGAGTTGAAAAAATAAAAGCAGGAGACATTGTTTGGGTAGATGTAGATCAAGCTATGATGGATGATATTTTAGGACCAAGAATAGAAATAGCTGAAAAAATGAAAGCGTTAAAGTTAAAAATTTGGAATCCTGAAAAAGTGACGATTATTTCAGATCATTATACTCCACCTGCAAATGCTCATCAGGCAAGTATTGTAAAATTCACAAGAGATTGGGCAAAAGAGTATGGAGTAAAAAACTATTACGAATTTGCAGGACCATGCCACCAAGTTATGGTTGAAAAAATGAGAGTTTTACCTGGGGAAGTTATTTTAGGAACTGATAGTCATACTTGTACCTATGGAGCTTTATCAGCATTTTCAACAGGGATTGGTTCGACTGAGATGCTTGGAGTTTTAGCTACAGGAAAAATATGGTTGAAAGTGCCTGAAACAATAAAAATTGAATTTAAAGGAAAAATTCCTAAAGGAGTAATGGCTAAAGATTTAATACTATCAGCTATAGGAAAAATAGGTCATGCGGGTGCAACTTATAAAGCAATGGAGTTTTCAGGAGAAGCAATAGAAAGCTTAATCATGGATGAGAGATTATGTATTACGAATATGGCTGTTGAAGCAGGAGCAAAAAATGGGATTATAAAATATGATGAGATTACAAAAAAATATTTAGAGTCATTGAATATAGATATAAAAAATAAGGATGTAGAATTCTTATCTGAAGATGGTGATGGAAAATATTTAGAAAAAATTGTAATTGATGTAGAAAAGTTAGAACCCCTATGCTCTTGCCCTCATGAAGTTGATAATGTTATAAAGGCAAAAGAATTAAAGAATATTAAAATTGATCAAGCTTATATAGGATCATGTACAGGTGGAAGATATAACGACTTGAAAATAGCGGCAGACTTCATAAAAGGGAAAAAGATAGCAGAGGGAACTAGATTGCTAATATCTCCAGCTTCAAAAGAGATATGGGATAGATGTGCAAAAGATGGAATTTTACAAATTTTATCAGATGCTGGAGCAACTGTATTAGCTTCGAGCTGTGGAGCTTGTTTAGGAATACATTCAGGAGCACTTGGAGAGGGAGAAACTTGTATATCTTCAACTAATAGAAACTTTATAGGAAGAATGGGAAGTAAAAAAAGTTCGGTATATTTAGCTTCACCACTTACAGTAATTGCCTCAGCGATTAAAGGAGAGATTGTTGATCCTAGATTTTTATCAAATGAGGAGGGTGTATAGTAATGAAGATAAATGGGAGAAGCTTAAAATATGGAGATAATATAAATACAGATATTATTTCGCCACCGGCTTATATGGAGTTACCTATAAAAGAGGCAGCTAAATATACAATGAGTCCGATTGATACAGAGTTTTCAACAATTTGTGAACCAGGGGATATTTTTGTAGCTGAAAATAATTTAGGGTCGGGTTCAAGTAGAGAAACAGCACCTTTAATGCTAAAAGAATTAGGGATAAAAGTAGTAATTGCAAAATCTTTTGCTAGAATCTTTTATAGAAATTGTATAAATTTAGGAATTTTAGCAATTCAATGTGAAGAAACAGAGAAAATTGAGATGTTTGATAATTTAGAAATAGATTATATCAATGGAATAATTTTTAACAAGAATAAAAATGAGAGATATCGTTGTGAAAAAATACCTCAACACATAATGGAGTTTGTTGAAATGGATGGTTTGATAAATTATTTAAAGAAAAACTTGAAATAAAACTGGAGGGATAAGATTTGAAAGATGGAAAAAATCAAATTGTAGGCTATATAGCATTAATTTTTATAATTGTTTTCTTTTCGGGATTATTTTCTTCAGAAGATGGAATTTTGAAAGTTTTCGATTTTTCCACTTTAAGTGGAAGCTTTGGAACGATGAGTAGAAGTACAGCAACATTTCAAGGAATAGCAGGGGATGGAGCTAAACATGGATTTTTGTTTGCGTTGAGCCTAGTTCCAGCAGTTATGTTTGCCTTAGGTGTGGTAAATGTAGTTGAAGCATATGGTGGATTAAAGGCTGGTGAAAAATTGTTGACACCAATTTTGAAACCTATACTTGGAATTTCAGGAATATTTTCAGTAGTGCTAATAACAAGTCTTCAAAGTATGGATGCAACGGCAGGATTAATTAATACTTTAGAAGAGAAAAAATTAATTACTCCAAAAGAAAAATATATAGCAGCAGCATTTGCATTTTCAGCTGGAGGAACTATAGTAAATTATTTTGCAGTTATGTCGGGGTTATTTGATTATATAAATGTTTCAATTGGCTTTCCATTAGTAATAATTTTTGGATTGAAATTTTTTGGAGCAAACCTTATGAGAGCGTATGTAACCTTTGTAAAGAAATCTATATGATATAGAAGGGGATGCAGATGAAAAAAAATATTTTTGATTATTTTATTGAAGGGTGCAGAAAAGGTTTTGATATAGGTATTAATAGTATAATTCCAAATGTTATGATGGCATTCATAATAATAAAAATACTTCAAGTAACTAATTTGTTAGAGCATATTGGAAAAGTTTTTGGACCTATTATGGGAATTTTTGGATTACCAGGAGAAACCATTACAGTTTTATTAAGCGCATGGCTATCTATGGCTGGTGGTGTTGGAGTGTTAATTGGACTATTTGATTTAGGTATTGTAGGACAAAAAGAGATAACCATAATTTTTCCTGCTATTGCATTGATGGGAGCTCAAATTCAATACATGGGGCGTCTACTTGGACCAATCGGAATAAGAGCAAATGACTATTTAATATTTTTTGGGATTTCAATTTTCAATGCTTCACTGGCTATGTTAATAATGAAAGTTTTATTGTGAAAAATCTTAAAAGGAGGTCAAAGTGAGAGAGACGATTTATTATGGTGGAGAAATAATTGTTTTTAATGAAGAGAGATATGTAGAAGCTGTGTATGTAAAAAATGGTTTGATTGAAGAGTTAGGAAAAACAGGAGAATTATTAAAGAAGTATCACAAAGCAGCATTATTTGATCTAGAAGGAAAAACATTAATTCCAGGTTTTTTTGATGCACATAGTCACTACTTTCAAGTTGGTTTAAGAGAGGGCACAGAAATAAATTTGAATAGTTATCCTATCGGAAAAATAAAAAAGTTTGAAGAAATTTTATTAAAAATAAAGCAAAAAGCTCAAAAAACTGAAAAAGGTGAATTGATAAAAGGATTCGGATTTGATGACTCTAATCTAGAAGATGGAAGATTTTTAACAAGAAAAGATTTAGATGAAATATCAGATGTTCATCCAATAATTATTAGACATATATCAGGGCATATACATTTTTTAAATACAATGGGATTGAGAATGCTTCAAATAGATGATTTTGCTGAAAACCCTGCAGATGGTATTTTTGTTAAAGATGTTGATGGGAAAGTAAATGGTGTAATAGAAGAAGCTTTAGATTTATTGAATATATATTTAGCTAAAGTAACAAATGAAGATGAAAAAGTAGCAATTGAAACAGCAAATAAGATATATTCAAAAGCTGGAATAACAACTGCGAGTACTGGAGCGACAAGAACACTTAAGGAGATTGATTTACTAAAGTGGGGACAAGAAAATAAAGTTATAAAATCCAGAATTATTTTGAATAGAAATATAGCTTTAATTGACAAATTAGATGACTTTAAATTTGATGATATGCTGATGAAAGGAACTGGAAAAACTTATCAAGATGGTTCAATTCAAGGATATACTGGTTATTTGACAAAACCATATTTTAAAGTACCAAAAGATAAAGATGAAACTTACAGAGGATATCCGATGTGGCCTAAAGATGAATTAATAAAAACTGTCAAAGCATTTCATGATAGAGGAGAACAAGTATATATCCATGGAAATGGAGATGCAGCAATAGATGATATTTTAGATGCTTTTGAAGAGTGTCAAACTAAGAATCCTGTTTCAGATGCTAGACATGTGGTCATTCACTCTCAAATGGCTAGGGAAGATCAGTTAGATAGAATGAAAAAATTAGGAGTTATTCCATCTTTTTATATATTACATACCTATTATTGGGGAGATAGACATGTAAATATTTTCATGGGACCAGATAGA belongs to Cetobacterium sp. ZOR0034 and includes:
- a CDS encoding SLC13 family permease, whose amino-acid sequence is MNPGFIALITLFLVIALGFLKKINVGILAITGAGILSYLNSNFEPRNIGRGFSGSLFLTLLGISFLFCIVQNNGVLEKIVKSFVIRIGKKIFLIPIIIYLVGLLVAAVGPGCIPAVILVLAISVPLSHKSGYNPVMLMLIGSAATYAGRFTSITPEGILVSKLLNDQGITDIIKPLFINATIVTVLLSIIFFFAYKGHQVKAIEDVNSTQEGENLEFDKNDKLCLLGIAILIIFITIFKMDVGISGFIIGVFLILMKVDTEKNVLRIIPWNTIVMVTGVGVLMSFVISSGGIKLLTEYLSAIMGNRTAGMISGIMAGSMSWFSSTLGVVLPTLLPTVGGIIENLGNSIPAADIVTSIAVTSSFAGFSPMSTIGALIISALSSDAIFSKLDSKKIFIELLGWSVFCVAFVPIMSLLGLFRFI
- a CDS encoding glycerate kinase, with the translated sequence MKVLVAIDSFKGSLSSLELGEAIEEGIKKVYIDAEVTKIPIADGGEGTVVSLVEGTNGEFVSLKVNNPLMEKIEARYGIMGDKKTAVIEMAEASGLTLVPIQKRNPMKTTTYGTGELIKNAIEKGCREFIIGIGGSATNDAGLGMLQALGYKFLDKDKVELGFGGEILSKVKYIDSSEAISELKKCKFLIACDVDNTFYGENGAAEIYSRQKGATEEMVKKLDKGLKHLAEVIKKEIKIDISNLSGAGAAGGLGGGLVAFLNGKLSPGIEIVLEKVGIENKIQDVDFVITGEGRLDNQTAMGKAPIGVAKIAKKFDVPVIAIAGGVTEDAWKTHEKGIDSFFSVINYPITLKEAMRKENAHKFVKSNIEEIFRLIKVCEKKNFYKNILKNKTKKFSTKELFDLIIFTLEDKKN
- a CDS encoding amidohydrolase encodes the protein MGKNYVEQLFDRLHEIPERGFEEFETSKILISELEKYDFKIHKKVGGTGIVAIYDSGKPGPILALRADMDALEFIVDGRVVNIHACGHDANCAMVMAAAKYCKEKGIKKGILKIIFQPAEELTGGALAMLKDPRLGKIDELIGIHLRPIEDMKLGEASEAVYHSATVQLRYKIKGLSAHGARPHLGVSALEAAVLATNAVNSIKINPAVNHSIKVTNISVEGRTYNKIPSEALLALDIRSESNEVMSIMKEKVKVAVDMATKSIGATAEEVYFGEVIAATYDEEMVQTCKIAIEKVLGKSYGRMVNYGGEDFHYFTRDLKCKSSYLGIGAEAVPGLHHEKMTFKKEALTIGEKILIEIVSERLGVV
- a CDS encoding AbgT family transporter — protein: MEISEKSSFNKRFINRFLNVVELIGNKLPHPVVLFLILSIVIIIISEIALRSNLNVTYIGFNRVTSNIEEMNVRVRSLLSSSGVLFLFSNFTNNYINYAPLGLMLVTIAGVGLTEKTGLLVVILKKILIKTNPRYITFVLIFLGVMSNVAADAIGYLILIPLGAKIFKALNRHPLAGFAATFYGVSAGFAANLLIGPGDAIVSGISTEAAKIFIPNYTVLPTSNWYFMIISTFLLSVIGVFITEKMIEPRLGRYDRLNSEESEEENDINLESSLSSEEEKGLKFSVITIIVYILVMLMMLVPENGVLRDNGNINTFLSRGLMPAIMLFFMLPGTVYGIVTKQITDSSSFSKMIIQSLSEVGGFLAFALFASQFIVYFNYTNLGIIAAVKGAELLKEFNLVGLPLIVLFLLLTCILNLFMGSASAKWSIMAPVFVPMFYNLGLTPEFTQLIFRVGDSSTNIISPLMTYFAIILVFLQKYDKKAGIGSIISLMLPYTVVTILSWGLLLIGWYYLNIPIGPNSLVRL
- a CDS encoding esterase family protein encodes the protein MLKKKLCLIGLLVLSLTPFGKGELEDGTIYSDVLKRNISYKAYIPKGYEKGRDFPILFLFHGLNGDQNSWLGEKNGDIVKILDKLINTKKIKPMVVVMPAAGNSWYVDGKESIKTAFKRDFFPEIDKQYKVSTDRMDRGLGGVSMGGAGVMTFFLDDPEKFGNLLLMSPALFEELAPRHTAVSPVTQEDIKREYYKNHWKNYEEKELKTNVFLIVGDKDNLEDKYGEKIYQKNVLELFEAFRAKNDVPNLRIVDGEHEWSVWRQGLEEGIEVTFGKKLDK
- a CDS encoding SLC13 family permease, producing the protein MGIQIGALFFLIFTITLGFLKKMNIGVLALGTSLVLGYIGNVPTRDIIRGFNSSLFLMLAGVSMLFGIAQHNGTLKLIVVKMIQISGKRAYLMPLMMYVVMYLITFLGAGTIAGFALSALFGIPLAKELDSDPFLLTTMGQLGSIGGGIAPWAPTGIIGLELARNAGITGNLSTTMMINTFLATAFASIISYIFLKGYKLKSSTKETEKSKFNRDQLITLLAILIMVIGVAGFNMNIGFLSFFISVILIFLKVGTEKEALSSIPWNTLLLISGMGILMNLVVLLGGIKLLADTLALLMTPKTSASILALTSGVMSLFSSTSGVVMPTMIPTIPVIQETLNLQNIIPGALLLSAVINGSSPSGLSPVSTGGAFVMASYSEFYEVKGDDFAQKFKKLFIISMMNMLIVVLFILIGGFNLTIYS
- a CDS encoding 3-isopropylmalate dehydratase large subunit; its protein translation is MTLTEKILARAAGVEKIKAGDIVWVDVDQAMMDDILGPRIEIAEKMKALKLKIWNPEKVTIISDHYTPPANAHQASIVKFTRDWAKEYGVKNYYEFAGPCHQVMVEKMRVLPGEVILGTDSHTCTYGALSAFSTGIGSTEMLGVLATGKIWLKVPETIKIEFKGKIPKGVMAKDLILSAIGKIGHAGATYKAMEFSGEAIESLIMDERLCITNMAVEAGAKNGIIKYDEITKKYLESLNIDIKNKDVEFLSEDGDGKYLEKIVIDVEKLEPLCSCPHEVDNVIKAKELKNIKIDQAYIGSCTGGRYNDLKIAADFIKGKKIAEGTRLLISPASKEIWDRCAKDGILQILSDAGATVLASSCGACLGIHSGALGEGETCISSTNRNFIGRMGSKKSSVYLASPLTVIASAIKGEIVDPRFLSNEEGV
- a CDS encoding 3-isopropylmalate dehydratase; the encoded protein is MKINGRSLKYGDNINTDIISPPAYMELPIKEAAKYTMSPIDTEFSTICEPGDIFVAENNLGSGSSRETAPLMLKELGIKVVIAKSFARIFYRNCINLGILAIQCEETEKIEMFDNLEIDYINGIIFNKNKNERYRCEKIPQHIMEFVEMDGLINYLKKNLK
- a CDS encoding nucleoside recognition domain-containing protein, whose product is MKDGKNQIVGYIALIFIIVFFSGLFSSEDGILKVFDFSTLSGSFGTMSRSTATFQGIAGDGAKHGFLFALSLVPAVMFALGVVNVVEAYGGLKAGEKLLTPILKPILGISGIFSVVLITSLQSMDATAGLINTLEEKKLITPKEKYIAAAFAFSAGGTIVNYFAVMSGLFDYINVSIGFPLVIIFGLKFFGANLMRAYVTFVKKSI
- a CDS encoding YjiG family protein, with product MKKNIFDYFIEGCRKGFDIGINSIIPNVMMAFIIIKILQVTNLLEHIGKVFGPIMGIFGLPGETITVLLSAWLSMAGGVGVLIGLFDLGIVGQKEITIIFPAIALMGAQIQYMGRLLGPIGIRANDYLIFFGISIFNASLAMLIMKVLL
- a CDS encoding amidohydrolase encodes the protein MRETIYYGGEIIVFNEERYVEAVYVKNGLIEELGKTGELLKKYHKAALFDLEGKTLIPGFFDAHSHYFQVGLREGTEINLNSYPIGKIKKFEEILLKIKQKAQKTEKGELIKGFGFDDSNLEDGRFLTRKDLDEISDVHPIIIRHISGHIHFLNTMGLRMLQIDDFAENPADGIFVKDVDGKVNGVIEEALDLLNIYLAKVTNEDEKVAIETANKIYSKAGITTASTGATRTLKEIDLLKWGQENKVIKSRIILNRNIALIDKLDDFKFDDMLMKGTGKTYQDGSIQGYTGYLTKPYFKVPKDKDETYRGYPMWPKDELIKTVKAFHDRGEQVYIHGNGDAAIDDILDAFEECQTKNPVSDARHVVIHSQMAREDQLDRMKKLGVIPSFYILHTYYWGDRHVNIFMGPDRAMRMSPCKSALDRGIIFTLHSDSPVVPMEPLKIIWSAVNRLSTTGRVIGEKQKISVEDALKASTLNSAYQYKLENVLGSIEKGKFADFVVLSENIYKCDPLKIKDIEILKTIVNDEVIYSKD